One Bacteroidota bacterium genomic region harbors:
- a CDS encoding ImmA/IrrE family metallo-endopeptidase, whose protein sequence is MKDAILPEWWEKGMGKTQAGYEMTIGILATRLGLTHESLRDEQSEPLFRDDAPVRFKLKNGTVSHEVSASQTFAVQVARLVLKGATSDTLVEVESASDVRERILSAGLPWIDLRALLEWSWSVGIPVIHVDCRKIKGRTMEAMAVRVDGRYAIVLSLNHKSPARLLFHLAHELGHIILGHLEQDGVIADEGIADGAEGDMTGQDTQELEANAFAVELLTGSAKKVYKLGAKSKTETLIKKAVEKGEKDRVLPASVVMLNTQYLREEMPHIKPWGRASKALRVLETGRPAREEINSTLCSRMRWSSLTEDQTEFLEELLQIDSEITI, encoded by the coding sequence GTGAAAGACGCCATTTTGCCTGAGTGGTGGGAGAAGGGTATGGGCAAAACGCAAGCTGGGTACGAGATGACCATCGGGATTCTGGCGACGCGCCTGGGCCTGACCCATGAGTCGCTCCGAGATGAACAGTCCGAGCCATTATTTCGAGATGATGCCCCCGTCAGATTTAAGCTTAAGAACGGGACAGTCTCTCACGAGGTCAGTGCCTCTCAGACTTTCGCGGTTCAAGTTGCACGTCTAGTTCTAAAGGGAGCAACAAGCGACACTTTGGTGGAGGTGGAGTCCGCCTCAGACGTGCGTGAGCGGATCTTGAGCGCTGGCTTGCCTTGGATCGATCTGCGTGCCCTCCTAGAATGGAGTTGGAGCGTGGGAATCCCCGTCATCCATGTGGACTGCCGGAAGATAAAGGGAAGAACAATGGAGGCGATGGCTGTCCGCGTTGATGGTCGTTATGCTATCGTCCTAAGTCTGAATCACAAATCACCTGCGCGACTCCTCTTCCATCTCGCCCATGAGCTCGGTCACATAATCCTCGGACACTTGGAACAGGATGGAGTGATTGCGGACGAGGGAATCGCTGATGGAGCCGAAGGTGACATGACCGGTCAGGATACTCAAGAGTTGGAGGCGAACGCTTTTGCGGTGGAGCTTCTCACAGGAAGTGCTAAGAAGGTGTACAAGCTCGGTGCTAAGTCAAAAACGGAAACTTTGATCAAGAAGGCCGTCGAGAAAGGAGAAAAAGATCGGGTACTCCCGGCAAGCGTGGTAATGCTGAACACTCAGTACCTCAGAGAGGAAATGCCTCACATTAAACCTTGGGGCCGAGCGTCCAAAGCACTACGGGTACTTGAGACGGGGAGACCAGCTCGTGAAGAGATCAACTCTACCCTCTGCAGTCGTATGCGGTGGTCGTCACTAACGGAAGACCAGACTGAGTTTTTAGAGGAACTTCTACAAATAGATTCGGAGATTACGATTTAG
- a CDS encoding acyl-CoA dehydrogenase family protein yields the protein MQFDPAKLARLAEKADLKRLLDRLDGMSADEIASFVGTSGDGAQGEPVPPKPRTVKEPDVDFYRFFEQHLTAEQQRTREVVHGWMLAEVRPIINDYWERGEMPFELVPKMAAMLREAYGENPGRRYCSDPLLTGLVGMEVARVDPSVGTFLGVHWGLCLISLHFFGSEAQKAKWYDRLERFEAIGSWALTEPEHGSDAALGLETTAERRGDTWILNGAKKWSGNATFADVTVIWAKDTADGNVKGFLVEKGTPGFTVEKLPGKIAKRSVENVLIGLENVEVREADRLPGVNSFRDVAAQLATARAGVAWEACGMAMGLYEQTQRYCTQRVQFGKPIAGYQLVQNGLVEMLGNVIAIQGMVLQLATLYDDLKALHPRASLAKVFCVSKMRETASIGRGLLGGNGILLEHDVARLFADAEAVYSYEGTHEMNTLIVGRAITGLSAFV from the coding sequence ATGCAGTTTGACCCCGCAAAGCTCGCCCGCCTTGCTGAGAAGGCTGACCTCAAGCGCCTCCTCGATCGCCTCGACGGGATGAGCGCCGACGAGATCGCTTCGTTCGTGGGCACGAGCGGCGACGGCGCGCAGGGCGAACCTGTGCCGCCGAAGCCACGCACCGTGAAGGAGCCTGACGTGGACTTCTACCGCTTCTTCGAGCAACACCTCACGGCCGAGCAGCAGCGAACCCGCGAGGTCGTCCACGGGTGGATGCTCGCCGAGGTACGCCCGATCATCAACGACTACTGGGAGCGCGGCGAGATGCCCTTCGAGTTGGTTCCGAAGATGGCGGCGATGCTACGGGAAGCCTACGGCGAGAACCCGGGGCGGCGCTACTGCTCCGACCCGCTCCTGACGGGCCTCGTTGGGATGGAGGTCGCCCGCGTGGACCCGTCGGTAGGCACCTTCCTCGGCGTGCACTGGGGGCTGTGCCTCATCTCGCTGCACTTCTTCGGCAGCGAGGCGCAGAAGGCGAAGTGGTACGACCGGCTCGAACGCTTCGAGGCCATCGGCAGTTGGGCGCTCACCGAGCCCGAGCACGGCTCCGACGCCGCCCTCGGCCTGGAGACCACCGCCGAGCGGCGCGGCGACACGTGGATCCTCAACGGTGCCAAGAAGTGGTCCGGCAACGCCACCTTCGCCGACGTGACGGTGATCTGGGCCAAAGACACGGCCGATGGCAACGTGAAAGGCTTCCTCGTTGAGAAGGGGACGCCTGGCTTCACCGTCGAGAAGCTACCCGGCAAAATCGCCAAGCGCTCGGTCGAGAACGTGTTGATTGGCCTGGAGAACGTGGAGGTCCGCGAGGCCGACCGGCTACCAGGCGTGAACAGCTTCCGCGACGTGGCCGCGCAACTCGCCACGGCTCGCGCGGGCGTCGCGTGGGAGGCCTGCGGCATGGCGATGGGGCTCTACGAGCAGACGCAGCGCTACTGCACCCAGCGCGTCCAGTTCGGCAAGCCCATCGCGGGCTACCAGCTCGTGCAGAACGGCCTTGTGGAGATGCTCGGCAACGTGATCGCTATCCAGGGCATGGTGCTCCAACTCGCCACACTCTATGACGACCTCAAGGCGCTCCACCCGCGTGCGTCGCTCGCCAAGGTGTTCTGCGTGAGCAAGATGCGCGAGACGGCCAGCATCGGGCGCGGCCTGCTCGGCGGCAACGGCATCCTGCTGGAGCACGACGTGGCGCGGCTGTTTGCCGACGCTGAGGCGGTCTACTCCTACGAGGGCACCCACGAGATGAACACGCTCATCGTCGGCCGCGCGATCACCGGCCTGAGCGCGTTCGTCTAA
- a CDS encoding M14 family metallopeptidase, producing the protein MPRLLSLVLAVVFLGCPPPPELHFTAAELSGFEATTTYDAAMAYLESQRDFAFRSSRMHLTTFGESAEGRPLPLVVIGADSSSAEAVLATGKPRLLLFANIHAGEVAGKEALLEFVRDHWKLVYGVEDIVVLIAPIYNADGNERVAPDNRPYQLGPVEGMGQRANAQGLDLNRDFVKVAAPETRAMLQLFEDYDPHVIVDLHTTNGTQHAYHLTYSPPLSPNTAPALDELVRQQILPVVQDSVRARTGYEIFDYGNVPGAFGEPATRPRGWYTFDGRPRFSTNYVGLRNRIGILSEAYSYATFEDRVEASLAFVTAIADAVVAHGDRIQALTDRLDAEAEQGSLRGEPFALRAQHVSEGDTTILMGDTEEVPHPKNGEPMRSRLDVVTPEVMPAFTRFEATETNTLPAAYVFPRDQQALRDLLDVHGITWGIPREGFCGPAEGFRIDSVKVLGEFQQRQITEVTGSWELVEGPVAGVVVPMTQPLARLAFTILEPRSDDGAVAWNVLGDALQEGELYPVLRIPDEDGLRSTMSGTGCIGGN; encoded by the coding sequence ATGCCCCGCCTGTTGTCCCTCGTCCTCGCCGTCGTGTTCCTCGGCTGCCCGCCCCCGCCCGAGCTGCACTTCACGGCCGCCGAACTGTCCGGCTTCGAGGCCACCACGACCTACGACGCGGCGATGGCCTACCTCGAATCGCAGCGCGACTTCGCATTCCGGTCGAGCCGGATGCACCTGACCACCTTCGGCGAGTCGGCGGAAGGCCGGCCGCTGCCGCTCGTCGTAATCGGGGCCGACTCCTCGTCCGCGGAAGCCGTCTTGGCCACGGGCAAGCCGCGCCTGCTCCTGTTCGCCAACATCCACGCGGGCGAGGTGGCAGGCAAGGAGGCCCTTCTCGAATTCGTGCGCGACCATTGGAAGCTGGTCTACGGCGTGGAAGACATCGTCGTGCTGATCGCGCCGATCTACAACGCCGACGGCAACGAGCGCGTCGCCCCTGACAACCGGCCCTATCAACTCGGGCCCGTCGAAGGCATGGGGCAGCGCGCCAACGCGCAGGGCCTCGACCTCAACCGCGACTTCGTGAAGGTCGCCGCGCCCGAGACGCGTGCCATGCTGCAACTCTTCGAGGACTACGACCCGCACGTGATTGTCGACCTCCACACGACCAACGGCACGCAGCACGCCTACCACCTCACCTACAGCCCGCCGCTCTCGCCCAACACCGCGCCCGCGCTCGACGAACTGGTCCGCCAGCAGATCCTGCCCGTTGTTCAAGACTCCGTCCGCGCCCGCACAGGCTACGAGATCTTCGACTACGGCAACGTCCCTGGCGCGTTCGGCGAGCCCGCGACGCGCCCGCGCGGGTGGTACACCTTCGACGGTCGCCCGCGCTTCTCGACGAACTACGTCGGCCTCCGCAACCGCATCGGGATTCTGAGCGAGGCCTACAGCTACGCCACGTTCGAGGACCGCGTCGAGGCGTCGCTCGCGTTCGTGACCGCCATCGCCGACGCGGTGGTGGCCCACGGCGACCGCATCCAGGCGCTCACCGACCGCCTCGACGCCGAGGCGGAGCAGGGCTCGCTTCGGGGCGAGCCGTTCGCGCTGCGCGCCCAGCACGTGAGCGAGGGCGACACGACGATCCTCATGGGCGACACCGAAGAGGTCCCGCACCCCAAGAACGGCGAACCGATGCGGAGCCGCCTCGACGTGGTGACGCCCGAGGTGATGCCCGCCTTCACGCGCTTCGAGGCGACGGAGACGAACACGCTGCCCGCCGCCTACGTCTTCCCGCGCGACCAGCAGGCACTCCGCGATCTCCTCGACGTGCACGGCATCACATGGGGTATTCCACGCGAAGGCTTCTGCGGTCCCGCCGAGGGTTTCCGCATCGACTCCGTGAAGGTGCTCGGCGAGTTCCAGCAGCGGCAGATCACCGAGGTGACGGGATCCTGGGAGCTGGTCGAGGGCCCCGTCGCGGGCGTCGTCGTGCCGATGACGCAGCCGCTCGCGCGCCTCGCCTTCACCATCCTGGAGCCGCGCTCCGACGACGGCGCCGTTGCCTGGAACGTCCTCGGCGACGCGCTCCAGGAAGGTGAGCTCTACCCGGTCCTGCGGATTCCCGATGAGGACGGCCTGCGCTCGACGATGAGCGGAACGGGCTGCATAGGCGGGAATTGA
- a CDS encoding TlpA disulfide reductase family protein, which produces MRLFSFLLLLFVVGCADNSVAPGEPDLRSVDASELQADLVALDAEIVVLNAWATWCLPCRVEFPEFMEYGRRKAADGVTVRFLSMDYEDDVRLAIDFLKEQEVEGVTYIKEPGSTTFLRDMNPRWSGGLPASFVYDGEGNLVDFWEGMVDYETLDRRVAAARAALADTTAQEETAALAR; this is translated from the coding sequence ATGCGTCTATTCTCATTCCTCCTTCTCCTTTTCGTCGTAGGCTGCGCGGACAACAGCGTCGCGCCTGGCGAGCCGGATCTGCGCTCCGTCGACGCGAGCGAGTTGCAGGCCGACCTCGTCGCGCTCGACGCCGAGATCGTGGTGCTCAATGCGTGGGCGACGTGGTGCCTGCCGTGCCGCGTCGAGTTCCCCGAGTTCATGGAGTACGGCCGCCGCAAGGCCGCCGACGGGGTGACCGTGCGCTTCCTGAGCATGGACTATGAGGACGACGTGCGCCTCGCCATCGACTTCCTCAAGGAGCAGGAGGTCGAGGGCGTGACCTACATCAAGGAGCCGGGCTCGACGACGTTCCTCCGCGACATGAACCCGCGCTGGTCGGGCGGCCTCCCGGCCTCGTTCGTCTACGACGGCGAGGGCAACCTGGTCGACTTTTGGGAGGGCATGGTCGACTACGAGACGCTGGACCGCCGCGTCGCAGCAGCCCGCGCTGCGCTCGCGGACACCACCGCCCAGGAAGAAACCGCCGCGTTGGCGCGTTGA
- a CDS encoding redoxin domain-containing protein has product MRTLLTLLLLATLLVGAPHAQAQLQPGSALPEATTSFGTVTGATVQLADIQGEQGLVVVLWGADCPWVDRYEERLLALVGDYRSQGFGFALVDPTPAADVDAAARTEQARRYGDVPYLVDPSGRLARALGAARQPEVFVFDGSGTLAYQGALDDSASDPSFVESDYARDALDALGVGGTPPEATAAAFGCSLRL; this is encoded by the coding sequence ATGCGCACGCTCCTGACGCTTCTTCTGCTCGCCACTCTGCTCGTAGGCGCACCCCATGCTCAGGCGCAACTCCAGCCCGGCAGCGCGCTGCCCGAGGCCACGACGTCGTTCGGGACCGTGACCGGCGCTACGGTGCAGCTTGCCGACATCCAAGGTGAGCAGGGCCTCGTGGTCGTGCTGTGGGGCGCCGACTGTCCGTGGGTCGACCGCTACGAAGAGCGCCTGCTCGCGCTCGTGGGCGACTACCGCAGCCAGGGCTTCGGCTTTGCCCTAGTGGACCCGACGCCTGCCGCCGACGTGGACGCCGCTGCCCGCACCGAGCAGGCCCGCCGCTACGGCGACGTGCCCTACCTTGTCGATCCCAGCGGTCGTCTCGCTCGTGCGCTCGGCGCGGCGCGCCAGCCTGAGGTCTTCGTCTTCGACGGGAGCGGCACGCTTGCCTATCAGGGCGCGCTCGACGACAGCGCCTCGGACCCGTCGTTCGTCGAGAGCGACTATGCCCGCGACGCGCTCGATGCGCTCGGCGTCGGCGGCACGCCGCCCGAGGCCACGGCTGCTGCGTTCGGCTGCTCGCTGCGGCTGTAG
- a CDS encoding HRDC domain-containing protein yields the protein MIDTPDALAALVDRMLAANAVAIDTEFVWDRTYYPRLGLVQIGLGRGDTHLLDAPALDLTPLGTVLADPNVTVVLHDAVQDLTILHRATGGLPVNVFDTQRIAGLVGLTATASLTGLVEDLVGVEMPATQARTDWLRRPLSQKQQTYALADVEYLLDVKDRLEELVVAKGRQAIADEERAAYDEPSLYTEETPEEVAERLSFKGQGRLRPRQRVTLDALAAWREEEARYQDTPRRRVVSDDALVQIAQRNPRRSNLLGVRALDDRDRDRYGDALRDAVEYAHSLPDDALPPPTPLHRDDPAERSQAYLLNALVVGRGTAEDLDPILLSTKSGIGALVEAGPDADPADHPVLQGWRREIVGADLLRVLRGEAAVLLDADGLPSRCVAQERVATGD from the coding sequence ATGATCGACACGCCTGACGCCCTCGCCGCCCTCGTAGACCGCATGCTGGCGGCGAACGCCGTCGCCATCGACACGGAGTTTGTCTGGGACCGGACCTACTACCCGCGTCTCGGCCTCGTGCAGATCGGCCTTGGGCGCGGCGACACGCACCTCCTCGACGCGCCCGCACTCGACCTCACGCCGCTGGGCACGGTGCTGGCCGACCCGAACGTGACCGTCGTGCTCCACGATGCCGTGCAGGATCTCACGATCCTCCACCGTGCGACGGGCGGGCTGCCGGTCAATGTCTTCGACACGCAGCGCATCGCCGGGCTGGTCGGCCTCACGGCGACGGCGTCGCTGACGGGCCTCGTGGAGGACCTCGTGGGCGTCGAGATGCCCGCCACGCAGGCCCGCACGGACTGGCTGCGGCGCCCGCTTTCGCAGAAGCAGCAGACGTATGCGCTCGCCGACGTCGAGTACCTCCTCGACGTGAAAGACCGGCTGGAAGAACTCGTCGTGGCGAAAGGGCGGCAGGCCATCGCGGACGAGGAGCGGGCGGCCTACGACGAGCCGTCGCTCTACACCGAGGAGACGCCGGAGGAGGTCGCCGAGCGGCTCTCGTTCAAGGGCCAGGGGCGGCTGCGGCCGCGCCAGCGCGTCACGCTCGACGCCCTCGCCGCGTGGCGCGAGGAGGAGGCGCGCTACCAGGACACCCCGCGCCGCCGCGTCGTCTCGGACGATGCGCTCGTGCAGATCGCCCAGCGCAACCCGCGCCGCTCGAACCTGCTCGGCGTGCGCGCCCTCGACGACCGCGACCGGGACCGCTACGGCGACGCCCTCCGCGACGCCGTCGAATACGCGCACAGTCTGCCGGACGACGCGCTCCCGCCGCCCACGCCGCTCCACCGCGACGACCCTGCCGAGCGCAGCCAGGCCTACCTCCTCAACGCGCTCGTCGTCGGACGCGGCACCGCTGAAGACCTCGACCCGATCCTACTCAGCACAAAGTCCGGCATCGGCGCGCTCGTGGAAGCGGGTCCCGACGCCGACCCCGCCGACCACCCCGTCCTCCAAGGCTGGCGCCGCGAGATCGTCGGCGCAGACCTCTTGCGCGTCCTCCGTGGCGAGGCTGCCGTGCTACTCGACGCGGACGGGCTGCCGAGTCGGTGTGTGGCGCAGGAGCGAGTCGCGACGGGGGACTAG
- a CDS encoding ion transporter, giving the protein MRFLIDQRLVLSVIVLNAVALFVAAFPDLDPGTRAAMRWVDFGCLVYFVVEAVLKIWDARGFRGYWADAWNRFDFVIVAASLPALAEPFVTFSMSAFAVLTLLRLGRLLRLLRLFRFVPEIDKLRQGIVRALKASVPVFLVLALFNVILGLGANMLFGHIAPQHFGDPLHALYTLFKVFTVEGWYEVPDALAEEGVAAGWIVAVRAYFVIALLFGGLLGLSLANAIFVDEMTLDNTEKVEQMVQDLHAEVRALRAELHLQDHSGHGNGLTTTVPEVAPSDGPVEVARPEPGDDDDRQQA; this is encoded by the coding sequence GTGCGCTTTCTGATCGACCAGCGGCTCGTGCTGAGCGTGATCGTGCTCAACGCGGTCGCGCTCTTCGTGGCGGCGTTCCCCGACCTCGATCCGGGCACGCGCGCGGCGATGCGGTGGGTCGACTTCGGCTGCCTCGTCTACTTCGTCGTGGAGGCCGTGCTCAAGATCTGGGACGCGCGCGGCTTTCGCGGCTACTGGGCCGACGCCTGGAATCGGTTCGACTTCGTGATCGTGGCGGCGAGCCTCCCTGCGCTCGCGGAGCCGTTCGTGACGTTCTCGATGAGCGCGTTCGCCGTGCTGACGCTGCTGCGCCTGGGGCGGCTCTTGCGGCTGCTGCGGCTCTTTCGCTTCGTTCCCGAGATCGACAAGCTGCGGCAAGGCATCGTGCGGGCGCTCAAGGCGTCGGTGCCGGTGTTTCTCGTGCTGGCGCTCTTCAATGTGATCCTCGGCCTCGGCGCGAACATGCTCTTCGGGCACATCGCGCCGCAGCACTTCGGCGACCCGCTGCACGCGCTCTACACGCTGTTCAAGGTGTTCACCGTCGAGGGGTGGTACGAGGTGCCGGACGCGCTCGCCGAGGAGGGCGTCGCTGCCGGGTGGATCGTGGCGGTCCGCGCCTACTTCGTGATCGCGCTCCTCTTCGGCGGCTTGCTCGGCCTGAGTCTCGCCAACGCCATCTTCGTCGATGAGATGACGCTCGACAACACGGAGAAGGTGGAGCAGATGGTGCAGGACCTGCACGCCGAGGTCCGCGCCCTCCGCGCCGAACTTCATCTGCAGGATCACAGCGGGCACGGTAACGGCCTCACGACCACCGTGCCCGAGGTCGCGCCCTCAGACGGGCCGGTCGAGGTAGCTCGCCCCGAACCCGGCGACGACGACGACCGCCAGCAGGCCTAG
- a CDS encoding dynamin family protein: MPALVSPQADALLDAERALLDRLAALLAAADADPATAARLAEVAANLSDLFLVVVVGEFNAGKSTVLNALFGEVVMEEGPVPTTDKITVLRHGDAPETHHRSPFVTERRLPAPFLQGLTLVDTPGTNSIIQEHQALTEDFVPRADLVVFVTSFDRPLSDSERTFLGFIRDTWGKQLVFVLNKADLADDANEDPDAALAQVLAHVREGTERLMGFTPKIFPVAARLALKAKLDESTTLDADPRWEASRFAAFETYLTDTLTDAHRYALKLHAPLDAARQLFGHVEARLTERQTVVDDDAAGLDRLHERFAQKETALATTTEQALTAIDNELLELEQRGRQFLDDSIRVSKIRMLRDRDRFKTEFQQQVLRDAEGRIETRMGEAVDALLRTVLDLWNDTYTHLADQKRRHEGTAARQDDAFLYNRDEVFTAVAREARRTLDGTDLQEEARRILENARSAATLFAGGLGTAAGIGILVTAIATTAAFDVTGGLLAALAIGALGFLVLPREKRKAIREFKEQVGRLRENLRDALRQTFEQETDDALARVRTLVRPVETLVAEERAKLTAAETELETLRAEAKDLRARVTKAFGEAEV, from the coding sequence ATGCCCGCTCTCGTCTCCCCCCAGGCCGACGCCCTGCTCGACGCCGAGCGCGCGTTGCTCGACCGCCTAGCCGCTCTGCTCGCCGCCGCCGACGCGGACCCAGCCACCGCGGCCCGCCTCGCAGAAGTGGCCGCGAACCTGTCGGACCTGTTTCTGGTCGTGGTCGTGGGCGAGTTCAACGCGGGCAAGTCGACGGTGCTCAACGCGCTCTTTGGCGAGGTCGTGATGGAGGAAGGCCCAGTGCCGACGACGGACAAGATCACGGTCCTCCGCCACGGCGACGCGCCCGAGACGCACCACCGCTCGCCGTTCGTAACGGAGCGCCGCCTCCCCGCGCCGTTCCTCCAAGGCCTCACGCTCGTCGATACGCCCGGCACCAACTCGATCATCCAGGAGCACCAAGCGCTCACTGAGGACTTCGTTCCGCGCGCCGACCTCGTGGTGTTCGTGACGAGCTTCGACCGCCCGCTCTCGGACTCGGAGCGCACCTTCCTCGGGTTCATCCGCGACACGTGGGGCAAGCAGCTCGTCTTCGTCCTGAACAAGGCCGACCTCGCCGACGACGCCAACGAAGACCCCGACGCCGCGCTCGCTCAGGTGCTCGCCCACGTCCGCGAGGGCACGGAGCGGCTCATGGGCTTCACGCCGAAGATCTTCCCCGTCGCTGCCCGCCTCGCCCTCAAGGCAAAACTGGACGAGTCGACCACCTTGGACGCTGATCCGCGTTGGGAGGCGAGCCGGTTCGCGGCGTTCGAGACCTACCTCACGGACACGCTCACGGATGCGCACCGCTACGCCCTGAAGCTCCACGCGCCGCTCGACGCCGCGCGCCAACTCTTCGGGCACGTCGAGGCGCGCCTCACTGAGCGCCAGACGGTCGTGGACGACGATGCGGCCGGACTCGACCGCCTCCACGAGCGCTTCGCCCAGAAGGAAACCGCCCTCGCCACGACGACCGAGCAGGCGCTCACGGCCATCGACAACGAACTGCTGGAGCTGGAGCAGCGCGGACGGCAGTTCCTCGACGACTCGATCCGCGTCTCGAAAATCCGCATGCTGCGCGACCGCGACCGCTTCAAGACGGAGTTCCAGCAGCAGGTCCTCCGCGACGCCGAGGGCCGCATCGAGACGCGCATGGGCGAGGCCGTGGACGCCCTGCTGCGCACCGTCCTCGACCTCTGGAACGACACCTACACACACCTCGCCGACCAGAAGCGCCGCCACGAGGGCACCGCCGCCCGCCAGGACGACGCGTTCCTCTACAACCGCGACGAGGTCTTTACGGCCGTCGCCCGCGAGGCTCGCCGCACGCTCGACGGTACGGACCTGCAGGAAGAAGCCCGCCGCATCCTCGAAAACGCCCGCTCCGCCGCGACGCTCTTCGCCGGCGGCCTCGGCACCGCCGCTGGGATCGGCATCCTGGTCACCGCCATCGCCACGACGGCCGCGTTCGACGTGACCGGCGGTCTCCTCGCTGCGCTGGCGATTGGGGCGCTGGGCTTCCTCGTGCTGCCCCGCGAGAAGCGCAAGGCGATCCGCGAGTTCAAGGAGCAGGTTGGGCGGCTGCGCGAGAACCTCCGCGACGCCCTCCGGCAGACGTTTGAGCAGGAGACCGACGACGCGCTCGCCCGCGTGCGGACGCTCGTGCGCCCCGTGGAGACGCTCGTGGCTGAGGAGCGCGCCAAGCTCACCGCCGCCGAGACGGAGCTAGAGACGCTACGAGCCGAGGCAAAGGACCTGCGCGCGCGGGTGACGAAGGCGTTCGGGGAGGCAGAGGTGTGA
- a CDS encoding TIM barrel protein, whose product MFPVLLTDTVSTDLDRALHYALLWGHEGLVLRTMGRHGERIPYVNEAKLRRRLDEHEMPLVAVVPGLFEGTASDRAQGFTDLGELTEVAAFCQRFGCGIALVGALADDPDADLAAGADLLRRAGDVAQRHQLVLAVSNAAGTACASGLSLAKLLDAVGHPHVRAAWNPVAALRGGGLAADALEADALTADALAADALTADVGALAGHVAFVTVRDGRGGAEAWSESAPGEGAVGWSTHLAALRACGFDGPLCLEVHGEPTGPFGLQATTSLVQLVRAQRRSERNA is encoded by the coding sequence ATGTTTCCTGTTCTCCTGACCGATACCGTGTCGACGGATCTAGACCGCGCCCTGCACTATGCGCTGCTCTGGGGGCACGAAGGCCTCGTGCTGCGGACGATGGGCCGACACGGCGAACGCATACCCTACGTGAACGAAGCCAAGCTCCGTCGCCGGCTCGACGAGCACGAGATGCCACTCGTGGCAGTCGTGCCTGGGCTGTTCGAGGGCACGGCCTCCGATCGGGCGCAAGGGTTCACCGACCTCGGCGAACTGACTGAGGTGGCGGCGTTCTGCCAGCGTTTTGGGTGCGGAATCGCACTGGTGGGCGCGCTCGCAGACGACCCAGACGCTGACCTAGCCGCCGGAGCCGACCTGCTACGTCGCGCCGGAGACGTCGCCCAGCGTCATCAACTCGTCCTCGCCGTCAGCAACGCGGCGGGCACCGCCTGTGCCTCGGGACTCAGCCTGGCCAAACTCCTGGACGCTGTAGGGCATCCGCACGTGCGTGCCGCCTGGAACCCGGTTGCAGCTCTCCGAGGCGGAGGCCTCGCGGCCGATGCCCTGGAAGCCGATGCCCTCACAGCCGATGCCCTCGCAGCCGATGCCCTCACAGCCGATGTTGGGGCCCTCGCAGGTCACGTGGCTTTCGTGACAGTGCGCGACGGGCGTGGCGGGGCGGAGGCATGGAGCGAATCTGCCCCGGGCGAGGGCGCCGTCGGGTGGAGCACGCACCTGGCAGCCCTCCGCGCCTGCGGCTTCGATGGACCCCTGTGCCTAGAGGTGCACGGCGAGCCGACCGGGCCGTTTGGGCTGCAGGCGACGACTTCGCTCGTCCAACTCGTACGCGCGCAGCGTCGGTCCGAACGCAACGCCTAG